In Oryctolagus cuniculus chromosome 18, mOryCun1.1, whole genome shotgun sequence, the DNA window TCCGGGAAACGGCCCTGGTGGGCGGGGCAAAGCTGGACAGGCTGCAGTGCATTCTGGGAACTGGAGTCCTGGAAGGTGGGAGCTAAATACTCACGACCTCCTGACCCGGACAGCGTGGCTGTCGGGCTGTGAACGAGAGGAGTCAGGGACGCCCTGCAACTACCCGAGTGAAAAATGTACTTGTGAGCGCACGGATGACCCCGAAGACCTTGTCGCAGCCGCCCGActttctgggaaatgtagtttcgTGGTCGGAGCGCCACTGTCCTCACAGCAAGCCGATTGCGTGCTACGATACCCGGCTGAGCCGCTGGGCGCGTCGCCCCCGCAGAGGCTCCTGGGAGGTGTGGTTTTCCGGTGCGCGAATGGCCGCCGTGCCGGACGCGGAGGACTCTGGGAAACTCGCGCGGCCGTGGGCGCCGCTCCTGGCTAGCCCCGCGGTCGTCGGCGGCTCGGCGCCGGCTCCTGGGATCCGGTAGGACGCCGGGCGGTGTGGTTACCGGGGCCGGTGTCCGCTCACGAGTGAGACACGGAGGTGCCGGCGGGGTCCCTCCCGGGAGTCCCGCAGCTGCGGGTCACGGGAGGCCGGCGGCGGGCGGCATCGCGGGGGACCTCGGGCAGGACCGTCGCCTCTCCGGGGCTGCTGTGGGGCGCTCACCCCTCAGAGCCGCCGTGCGCGGGACGGGGTGAGAGAGCACGCACAGCACGCGCCCACGGCGGACGCCACAGACGGTAGATCTGATGTCGCCCACTCGTGACCCCCAACAGATGAGGGGTGCAGCCTTGTCGCCGTTTAAGATGGAAGTTGGGATTCCGTGGGGGGTGGTGTCTGACGTTGCAGCTGTGTCCTGCGCGTGTGCCCCTGGTGTGTGGAGGGTTGCTGTCCTCGCAGGGGGCGACCCACGACCTGTGCCAGGACACACCCGCGAGTTCCCGGGGAGGGGACTGGCGCCCCAGTGCTGGCTGGCTGCAAGATAAGCCCGACTTTtgatcactgtttttttttcctttattctgtcTTCTCAGAACACTGCCCATTGGTAAGATAAGAGCTTGGATTGCTTGCATTTTTGGAAATTGCAAAGTGATGTTTCAGGTGAGTCGGTATGCCCCCACACCGTGGGACACTTGCTTCCCCGGATCTTGGGTGTTTGCTTTGCCTCCTCGGCCAGTCCTCactccgtggcggccattgacgGACCGGATCTCCGGCTCCCTTGGTTGTAAGAGAGGGTGGCACCCGCCAGAGAGCGCCACGGTACTGTCCTAGTGCCCTAGCTTTCTACTGGAAGACTTGCTGTAGAGTCTTGTGCCCAAAGGAATTTCTTTTATTACAATTCAGAATGCAAACTTAGAATTTGAGGTTATTTACGGTTGCCGAAGCTGTATCACAGCTGGTGGTCAGTGGCTGATGGGGCAGGCTTTTCGGTTGCCCACGGGATGTCTGGAATTGTCCTTGATTCCTCCTTTTTACTTGGAAGGCCCGCTCAGGTACTGTCTTTGGAAATACTTAGGACCTGCCCACTGGTCTCCGTCACTGCCttcactgctgctgccctggccccagctccctgcctcgcTGCAGGAGCCTCCTGGGTGGCTCTCCTGCTCTGCCCGCGCCCTCTCTGTCCTCAGGACAGCTGGTACAGTGATCCCGTGGATACGTGGAATGCTGTCGTTCCTCAGCTGAAACATTTCAGCGGCCTTTTCTCAGAATAGAAGTCAGAGTTTTTCAGTGATTATAAAACTTTGTATAATTAGGCTGTTGCCTCTCTAATCccaccttccttttctttctctttaaagatttatttattttgaaagtcagagttacacagagagaaaaggagaggcagagagagagagaggtcttccatccacaagttcactcaccatttggccacaagagccagagctgggccaatccgaagccaggagccaggagcttcttccgggtctcccacgcgggtgcaggggcccaaggacctgggccatcttctactgctttcccagaccatagcagagagctggatcggaagtggagcagccgggacttgaactgggacccatatgggatgccggcactgcaggcggcggcttcacccgctacgccaaagtgctggcccctcaccttCCTTTTCTGTTCCAGCCATGGCCTCCAGGTCTTGGAAGCTGCTGTGCCCGTACTATCTGCTTGGAATATTTTTCTCCCAGACATGCACAGACCTCACTATTCCCTTTGTGTCTTTGCTCAGTGGTTACTTTATAAGTTGTGCTTCACAGAAGTGTATTTGAACTTGAAGTCACCCTCCCTCACCTGCTGCATGGTTGCGTTTCACAGCACCTGTCACTGACTGGCTAATAGGTTCAGGGTGTGCACGCGCTCATTGTTTGTCTCCTGCTGGGAGCTTGTTGATGGTTCTGTTTTCAGTGCCTGGAGGGATACTTGGCACAAAACAGATGTTGTGCGAGTAAAATTGGTGACCAAAACAGTGGAACAGAGTCATGGGGTGGCAGGTAAAACCTACACCGGAGAGGGCATGAGTCACGGACGTGCATGTTGGGCAGTCCGTTTTCTTGAGAAAATTAGATAATTAGAATGgaaaaaatcttgttttaaaaagtaaaagcaaaatcATTTGTTGATTCATTGCCTAAACTCTTATGAAGTATCTGTTAGGAAAATTGAGTTTGGGTTGGGTGTATGCTGACATGCAGGACTTGATGGTCTTGTGCGAACTTTCTATACTCCGTGTGTGTGCTATCCTGTGTAGTAGCCAGCAGCCCCACGTGACTTGTGACTTGGGCTGTGGCTATTAGCAGCCGAGGAactgaatattaaattttatatactttgaaacattttaatgatttaagtTTTGTAGGTCGATTGAGGAGTGGCTGCTgcgtggagcagtcagaactggCAGAAAAGTAAGAGAGCGTAAGATCTGAAGGGAAGTGCTAGGACAGATTTCGCAAGTTCTTCTGGGAACAAAGATGAATGAACACCTGAGGAGACCACCTAAGGCTGCCCACGCCACGGAGGGGGATGCAGGTGGCCGCGTCCCCAGGGAATAGGCAGGAGCTGGGTTTGGTGGCCCACGgcaccagggaggcagaggcaagagcACACTCACACGACCTGAGAAGACACCTCAAGTGTAGTGGGTAGGCCCACGAGGATCTCTTAAGGATCTGCTCAAATTTCCTAAAGGGGTGGTTGGTTCTCAAATACGGGTGATTTTCTTCCCCTTTGGCTCCACTATAAGGGCCACTTGGTCATGTCGAGAGGCATTTCTGGGTTTTTTGGTTGCCATAACCAGGATGGCGGTGGGATGGGGGTAGAAACCAGGGATGCGGCTAATGCACAGGACAGCTCCTACCAGCCAGGAATTATGCAGCCCCGGATGTCAGAGGTGTCAAGGTAGAGGAACCCAGCTctacacagagagcagagggtATCTCATGAGGGGGTGTGGATTTCCTTCTGCAAGCTGTTAATACAGTGACGTTAGTATATGTTCAGAACAGTGTAAAGTAGCTTTGCGTTTGTGGAATGAAACTTTTATGCATTTGACATAGTGTTGAGTTTTTAATTTGGTTTATGAGATGACATTTGTAGAAGCTAATCATTTAAAAACCATTATGGAAAGTAGGAAAAGATATGATAAGGCTGGAACAACCCTAATACCTGGGAGAGTGTACATATGAGCCAAAAGTAAAAAGGAATTTTCTTCCCTACTAAAAGGTGGAGACACCCCTGTTTTCTCAGCGCATTTCTTTGAGAAGGACTAATGATAGAACTGCCCCTCTGAGGCATGTGCACATCTTTCTAAAAGCTGCATAGGTCTCTTGCCAGTTTTACTGGTTTGTCAAGCTGTTCTTAAGGCCCTTGGGACCAACGTTTTGAAATGCAAATATTGAGGAAGACTgtaccccccccccgccccccgccgtgtgtgtgtgtgtgtgtgtgtgtgtgtgtgtgagagagagagagagagagagagagagagagagagagagagagagagtgtttaaCCTAGACTCCTGGTTCCCAAGTTGAAACCACCTGCTTAACATAAAGGGACtataaatcttatttttcctttgagaaataaaGGTGACTGACTAGCATGGTGGCCATTCCAGTTACAAGGAAGTGTAAGTAGCAGACTGTGCTGTGAAGCCTCTCACCTGAGGACAAGTTACCTGGACAACGCGCTCCGTCTGCTTGGCTCTGTGGACGGAGCTCGCGTCTGCTTGCCGACTCCTCAGTGGCTCGCCCCTGTGTTCGTGCTTGTTCAGGGGTGCGGCTGTTTACTTTCTGCCCTGCGTCTGTGGAGAGGGCTTTCTGCAGCGGCAGGGCATTTGATGTTTCAGTATTTCCCCAACTCCTGACAAACGCAAATCACCCCGTTTGAAGCCATAGACCTCTGTCACTAGTCAATAGCAACATGTACGAAAATGGCAGTGGCAGAAGGGGCAGGCTTTTGCTgcgggctttatttatttatttatttggcaggtagagttatagacagagagagaaacagagagaaaggtcttccttctgttggttcactccccaaatggccgctaccgctggcgctgcgccgatctgagggcaggagccaggtgcttctcctggtctcccatggggtgcagggcccaaggacctgggccatcctccactgccttcccaggccacagcagagagctggactggaagaggggcaaccgggacagaatccggtgccccgaccaggactagaacccggtgtgctggcgctgcaggcagaggattagccaagtgagccctggcgccggcccctgctgtgGGCTTTTGatcccacttggggtgcctggatttgggtcctggctcagccctccgttccagcctcctgctaatgtgcatcttgggaggtagcagatgacggctcaggtacttgggttcctgccacccacacgggagactcgatggaattcctggctctggccttcagCCCTCTGAGACTTGTCTTACCCTGGTTGTACAGCAAGCCTGTGATTATGCAGTTACTACGTAACTGAGACCAGATTCTAGATCACTGCCTGAACCTGGTCCCTTTACTCTACAGGGGACCTCGGGGCAGTACAGTGAGGCCTGGGCGGTGGCCGAGCTAAACGTCCTTGCTGTTTCAGGTGACATTCAGTGATGTGGCTGTAGACTTCTCTCCTGAAGAGTGGGGATGGCTCAGTTCTGCACAGAGAGACTTATACAGGGAGGTGATGGTCCAGAATTACGAGAACCTCGTCTCTCTAGGTGAGGATATCTCTCCTTCCACTTCTCCTTCTCCAGGGGCCGTGGAGATGGTAAATGGCTGAATACCACGTTCCCAAGGAGCTGTTTAGCCCTTCTGTGCCGGGCCCTAAGCGTGTCGTCCCATCTTAGTGAACACGCCTCCCTTTGCTGCCTTTTGTGGTGACCTCTGACCCCTGTGGCTGCAGTTTGAGCGAGTTCTGTCTTCCTACACGCAGGCCTCTCCGTGGCTAAGCCATGTGTGGTCACTTTACTGGAGGATGGAAAAGAGCCCTGGATGGTGGAGAAAAACCTACCGAAAGGTATGTTTCCGACTAATGGTGTGAGTTAGGCGAAGGAAGTCTCTGTGAAAGATGCTGGCAGTGGgagtgaatgcattttaggagagCTGTCTTTAGGGATTCCAGAGGTAAATTTCAAAATGATCGTTCCTCTTTTCCAAACTGTTACCTGTATTGCTCATGTCATCTAATCAAAATGAGATTTTTGTCATCATAATTTTTTGCCatcataataattaaaaatgcTCTTTATTTGAAACAAAGCAGCACAAGAAACAACAACTCAGAAAGCCTGAACCTTTGTGACCCATAGGTAGTACTTAGGTTATTCTGTTGTCATTGTAATGGTTTAATGTAGTAGTATAAACTGTGTATTTTAATCATTAATCTGGCAGCAAACAGATTAATTGAAGGTTGGAGAAGAAGACTATGAGATAAAATGTCATTGTTCACATAAATATAGTATAAAATGATGGCTTGGAACCCAGAATGACCTCCATATTTTCTTTCTGatagtttgcattttttaaaaagatttatttattttaagatttatttaatttatttgaaagagttacagagagaggtagagatagagagagaggtcttccatctgctggttcactccccagatggctgcaatggctggaactgcgccgatccgaagccaggagccaggagcttcttccaggtctcccacgggagtgcaggggcccaaggacttgggccatcttctactgctttcctaggccatagcagagagctggattggaagaagagtagccgggactagaactggtgtccatatgggatgccagcgcttcaggccagggctttaaccctctgctccacagtgccagcccctatttatttatttgaaagtcagagttacacagagagagagaaaaaggtcttccattcactgattcattccccagatggctgcaatggctggagctgtgccgatctgaagccaggagccaggagcttcctccaggtctcccatgcaggtgcaaggacccaaggacttgggccatcttccactgctttcccaggccacagcagagagctggataggaaatggagcagccgggatgcgaaccagcgcccatgtgggatgctggcactgtaggcagcatacttacccgctatgccacagcaccagccctgcttgcgtttttattttaactgattGCCTGTATTTACCCATTTCCTTAATGACACTCTTTTTGCCTCTGTGAGCTGTCTGCGTTCCCTGTGAGCTTTGCTCAGAAATAGCTGAAATGTGGGACTTGTCAGAATCATGTGTTTTCCAGGGGTTTTATTTCTCCTGTTTCCATcctagaaatttctttttaagaagtagagcgggggctggcgccgcggctcactaggctaatcctccgcctagcggcgccggcacaccgggttctagtcccggtcggggcgccggattctgtcccggttgcccctcttccaggccagccctctgctgtggccagggagtgcagtggaggatggcccaggtgcttgggccctgcaccccatgggagaccaggaaaagcacctggctcctggctcctgccatcggatcagcgcggtgcgccggccgcagcgcgccggccgcggcggccattggagggtgaaccaacggcaaaaggaagacctttctctctgtctctctcactgtccactctgcctgtcaaaaaaaaaaaaaaaaaaaaaaagaagtagagcggccagtgccgcggctcaatcactaggctaatcctccgccttgcggtgccggcacaccgggttctagtcccggtcggggcaccagattctgtcccggttgcccctcttccaggccagctctctgctgtggccagggagtgcagtggaggatggcccaagtgcttgggccctgcaccccatgggagaccaggataagtgcctggctcctgccatcggatcagcacgatgcggcggccgcagcacactggccgcggctgccattggagggtgaaccaacggcaaaggaagacctatctctctgtctctctctctcactgtccactctgcctgtgaaagaaagaaagaaagaaagagagaaagaaagaaagagagagagagagagagagagagagagagagaaagaaagagaaagagaaaggaagaaagaaagagggagggagggagggagggagggagggagggagaaaaaaaaaagaaaaaaaaagaagtagagaaaaAGCACCACTTTactttctttatatatttcagaTTGGGAACCAAGATGGGAAAGCAAGGAATTATCAACAAAAGGGGATTTTTATAATGAGGAGTCACcccaaacagaaatagaaagaacagaaaaaactGTAAAACCGAGTTGTGAATTTTCAAGTGCCAGTAAGGACCAGGAGTGCAGAGATACGGAGGAGGggaggcccaggagccagggaacACATTTCAGACCAGTGCCTCTCCCCTGTAGAGAGAGCCCCACCGGGGAAACTTTTAACAAGTGCAATGCGTTTAGAGGCACCTTCCACTTAAAGCCCACCCGTTCTGAACCGCACAGACTTTCTCCTGAAGCAAAGTTCCGAGCCTGTGACACGCTGAAGACAAGCCCACCAAGAACGTCCGTTGTCAGGAATGAAGGCGCCAGTGGCGGGAGGAAGCTTCTGAACTCTAATGAAGCTGCAGCGGCCTTCAACCGGGGCACATCGCTTAGCCTTCACCAGACTTTGTGTAATCGAGAGAAAGGCTATGCATGTAgagaatgtgggaaagcctttggcaAACAGTCAGTCCTGAATCGCCACTGGAGAATTCATACAGGGGAGAAACCCTATGAGTGTCACGAATGTGGGAAGACTTTTAGCCACGGCTCATCCCTTACTCGACATCAGATAAGCCACAGCGGAGAGAAACCTTACCGATGCACtgaatgtgggaaggccttcagtCACGTCTCATCGCTTACGAATCATCAGAGcactcacactggagagaagccgTATGAATGTACGCGCTGCGGGAAGTCTTTCAGTCGTGTCTCACATCTCATTGAACACCTGAGGATTCACACGCAAGAAAAACTCTATGAGTGTCCAGTGTGTGGGAAGGCCTTCATTCATAGGTCATCTCTCATTCACCACCAAAAAAtccatactggagagaaaccgtATGAATGCAGCgactgtgggaaagccttttgCTGTAGCTCCCACCTTACTCGACATCAGAGGATTCATACCATCGAGAAGCAATGTGAATGCAACCAGTGTCTGCAGACCTTCAGTAGCCTCCCGCTTCTCATTCAGCATCAGAGTCTGCACACGGACGAAAGACCCTTTGAGTGTCAGAAATGCAGGAAGTCCTTCAGCCAGCCCGGATCACTGGATATGCATTTGAGAAATCACATCAGACTGACACCTTACGAATGCAGTGTTTGCGGGAAGGCCTTCAGTCACAGATCGTCCCTTCTTCAGCATCACAGaatccacactggagagaaaccttacGAATGTATTAAGTGCGGGAAGGCCTTCAGCTGTAGCTCCAACCTTACTGtgcatcagagaactcacactggagagaaaccataTAAGTGTGGTGAATGCGGAAAAGCTTTCAGCAAAGGCTCCAATCTCACCGCCCATCAAAGAACCCATAACTGCGATAAAGCCAGTGAGTGTGGGAAAGTCGTCGGACCATTTGAATGACtatgcatgtgagagaccaggtGCGAGTGAAAGTAGGAATCAAAGTAAACCTCAGCCGTAGATCCTAAGTCAGCAAAAGCCAAACTTCTGCCGGAGAGAAGCTCTGTGAATGCAGAAAACTAGAAGTCAAAGTCCTTTAGTTTAAGCGCATTCCTCGTTGTACATTAAAGAGCTCCCGCAGTGTGAGACATGTGCCAGGTGTCCACTAAGCTATCTTGCTAGACATCAGATTAACGGTAAGGCAACCTGCAGGGTTAGGCATTATGTCTAAATCTTGTTTGGCAGCAGCACTGTAAACAGAATCCTACAGGAGAGCAAGCaagtttattataaataaatatacatttctcaGAGCAGTAACATAGTTTTGCTCATATGCTCtatagaaaaaattttttaaagattatttatttgcaagtaaaagttacacagagagagaagaggcagaggagagagcgaggtcttctatctgctggtttgctcctcaaatggctgcaacagccggagctgtgctgatccgaagccaggagccaggagcttcctccgggtctcccacgtggatgcagggccccaaggacttgtgccatcttctactgctttctcaggtcacagcagagagctggaccagaagtggagcatctgggactccaaccggtgcccacatgggatgccggcactgcagacagcagctttacctgctacgccacagtgccgggccctagAAATTATTTTTGACTAATGGTTATGTGCAAATATCTAGCCATCTAGTGGTTCCAGTAAATTGTACACTGTTGAAAATTAAAGCTGtcaaagaagtaaaaatagtattaataaaatttttggtctctaataaaaattattttgtatataaTGAACTCTCTGTGACTTTTGAAAAAAGTGTTACTACTTCTTGAAGAATTTGTTTTAGCCATACTATAGCCTTTAGTGGGAGATTAGAGCAGTGTTGACTGTGGGTGTGGTTTTTAACTGAATCTTACTGGGTGAGTGCTAATTATGTGATGAGCACTAGAttagctttttgttactataacGAAGTACCCATGGCAACACACTGTCCAGAGGATAAGGCTCATTCAGCTCAGTTCGGAGGCGCACATCCAGGATGGTGCAGCTGCACCAGCAATGGTAGAGCGTGGGGGGGACAGATCACAGGCACGCCGGCAGTAGAGAAAGTGCTGAcacagggagccctggggagaACCACCTGCTGCAGGCGCGTCCCCAAAGACCTACGGGCCTCCCGCGAGGTCCACATCCTGAACACCATCCTGGGTTGTCGCTAACCTCTTGGTTCCATTAGCGTATGACTCTGGGTTTTCACGCCCAGCATgtggtttattaatttttttttgtaaagatttatttatttgaaaggcagagttgcagaggcagagagagagatcgtcccacccgctggttcactccttaaatggccacaatggctggagctgggccaatccaaagccaggagcctgaagcttgtttccaggtctcccacgtgggtgcaggggcccaagcacttgggccatcttccactgctttcccaggccacagcagagagctggatcggaagtggagcagctgggactcgaactgacacaaGGCACCTCGCCTGGTGGAGAGGTGGGGCTCTGCTCAGTGAGCCCAGACTCCCTGAGTCCTCAGCGTCACCTCTAGTACTGGGTCCCCTGGCGAGGTACAGCGGCTCTCGCtttccctggggccagcgctggggcacgcggcttaagctgctgcatgcaacaCCAGACTGCTGGTGTGAGTCTCTGTTCCGCTTCCAAGtcggctctctgctaatactcaagtatttgggccctgccacccttgtgggagacctggttggaattcctggcttcggcctggcttaaCCTTGGCTCTTGGGGCCATttaggcgagtgaaccagcagatgaaagatctctttctgtctcttcccgtCTGTTTgcttgcccttcaaataaataaacaaaaataaataattctttaaaaaaaaaaaaaaggttacaacCATGACTTTGAAGGTCACTGGTGCTTGGAAAGTGTGTTCATTAGTGTTGGACCAGTCAGGTGCATTAGAGCCTGTTGCTGAAGATCTAGGAAGACCCAAGGCACTTATCACATAGCATTTTCTGGGAGCCTACCTTTGTGCTGGGCAGGCACTGCTTTAAATAGACTGCATTAGAGCATAAAGCCTTCCCTGTAAAAGGCATTGACAAAAGACACAATAACAAGGCCACCAGACTTGAGAGGTGCAGAAAGTAAGCAATGTGACGAGAAAGACGCAcgtggaaaaaataaatacaggatgGTTACCACCGCACCAGTGAGCCTCCCCAGTCTCCCTGTGGGCCTGTCACAAGGGCTACATATTAATGCAGCTCTGGATTCGAACTCAGCCTGCTGAGACTACACTCGCCCACTTCTCAATGTCTGCATTCTGGTTGtgagaatttgaaaaataacCATAAAGGAAACATTAAGTTCTTTGGGCAGCTTTGAGATTTTAGGTAGGCACTTCAAGGACAGAAATTAAAGGCTGAGGTTCCAGGCAGCTAAAAGcctaaaaaaaccaacaaaaaggaaaagaaacaacaacaTTGTTGCTTTAGGTGCCTGTGAACCCACCTCAGGAGGAGAGGTAAGAAAAGGACATTTAAACCTGTGTGCTGAACAAACGCCAGGCCCAGCAAACATACGCTCATTCTAGATTGTTTAACCCTTTCAAGCAAACCCAGGGGGCGGGCATCTGGCCTCGCGGGAAGGATGCCAggcagggcacctgcaccccacactgcAGTCGGTGCTTGTGTTTGATTCTGCGTCTGGCCCTTGAGGAACTGCTGATGCTGCAGACCATGAGAGGCACCGATGATGGCGCCAGcggttgggctcctgccccccagctcccagccttggcctagcccagccctggctgttgggagatGAATCAGCAGCTGGGCGTgcactcttctctgtctctcagacaactaaagatttaaaaataaacaagcaaaaatgaACCCCCACATACACTGGGAGACAACAACAGGTATTCAGCTAAATTACATATAGCTATTGAATACTGTATGTAAGTATATactaatttatataaattaaatataatatataaattataacaaAGTTCCATAATTTGGTTCAATTGTAAAGCCAAAACTTAAGTACTAAGTTATATTAGAATTtatagagtaaaaataaaaagagcaatgATTGGCTTTTGTGCCTTTAAAgatgttaaaatgttaaaaacagcTGCTAAATGTATCAAAAGGAAACTTTGCACTTAATCTATATTGGGGTTCAAAATTATAGTTACAGCCATGGATTCCATTAAGTTTAAACAGTATGCCTGCTATAATCTTACAAAGTGAGTACACAGAAAGTAGAGGAAAAATTAGACAAGTTGCATTTTAAACGTAGActtgcagggccggcgctgtggtgcagtggattaaagccctggcctgaagcgccagcatcccatgtgggcgccagttctagtcccagctgttccacttccgatccagctctctgctatggcctgggaaagcagtagaagatggcccaactgcttgggcccctgcacccacgtgggagacctggaagaagctcttggcttcggctcagtgcagctctggccgttgaggccatgtggggagtgaaccagcggatggaagacctctctgtctctacttctctctgtaactctttcaaacaaataaaataaatcttttttaaaaaaaagtagacttGCCTAAATTTCTATAATCATAGCTGTGCCCACTACCGTAGGACATCCCTTGTTGGAGCACAGATCCTGGAACACAATAAATCAGAAGGTAAACTCTTCAACACTTAGAAGCAGACTTGATCAAATAAGACCTCATGGGCCCCTAATTAAAATAGTCAACATGGCCCAATACAGGTTACAACAGGGTCTTCAAAAGCTCATAGGAAACCAAACTAATAAAGGGGTGACTGTCCCCACCATTTCCCCATTTGACATCCTGACCTTGCCTGTTCTTAAATGTGGGGGTTGTGGGGAGAAGGTAGTGGGAGGCACCTCAGGTGCAGGATTACTACAACCTTAATGCTGTGTTCCTGTCAGTAGCTAATATTATCAAAATTACTGATGCTATTCAATCAACTGCTGGCGCATCGTTTGCTTGTGTACATTTGGCTAACATGTTCTGTTCATGCCTATTCCAGCAGCCTCTTGACCTCTTTTACCTTCACTTCCAAAGCCGACGTGTTCTGGGTGACCCGTGGGGAGCCTCAACAGTTCTGCCACACACGATCCTTGTGGACAAGGTTGTAGCTATGTACAGAGTCTCACATCTGGAGaagcca includes these proteins:
- the LOC100348543 gene encoding zinc finger protein 181 isoform X2; the protein is MFQVTFSDVAVDFSPEEWGWLSSAQRDLYREVMVQNYENLVSLGLSVAKPCVVTLLEDGKEPWMVEKNLPKDWEPRWESKELSTKGDFYNEESPQTEIERTEKTVKPSCEFSSASKDQECRDTEEGRPRSQGTHFRPVPLPCRESPTGETFNKCNAFRGTFHLKPTRSEPHRLSPEAKFRACDTLKTSPPRTSVVRNEGASGGRKLLNSNEAAAAFNRGTSLSLHQTLCNREKGYACRECGKAFGKQSVLNRHWRIHTGEKPYECHECGKTFSHGSSLTRHQISHSGEKPYRCTECGKAFSHVSSLTNHQSTHTGEKPYECTRCGKSFSRVSHLIEHLRIHTQEKLYECPVCGKAFIHRSSLIHHQKIHTGEKPYECSDCGKAFCCSSHLTRHQRIHTIEKQCECNQCLQTFSSLPLLIQHQSLHTDERPFECQKCRKSFSQPGSLDMHLRNHIRLTPYECSVCGKAFSHRSSLLQHHRIHTGEKPYECIKCGKAFSCSSNLTVHQRTHTGEKPYKCGECGKAFSKGSNLTAHQRTHNCDKASECGKVVGPFE